A region of Micromonospora chokoriensis DNA encodes the following proteins:
- the mutM gene encoding bifunctional DNA-formamidopyrimidine glycosylase/DNA-(apurinic or apyrimidinic site) lyase has product MPELPEVETVRQGLAQWVVGRRIVSVEVRHPRAVRRHVPGDVHFADVLAGRTVRDARRRGKYLWLPLDSGDAIIGHLGMSGQMLLQPTGTTDETHLRVRFRFADDGPELRFVDQRTFGGLSVSEGGADLPDEIAHIARDPIDPEFSDADFVTALRRRHTEVKRALLDQTLISGVGNIYADEALWRARLHGGRPTDALTAPAAQRLLGHVRDVLGEAISQGGTSFDALYVNVNGESGYFDRELNAYGREGEPCRRCGAPIRREAFMNRSSYSCPRCQPRPRGSLRG; this is encoded by the coding sequence GTGCCTGAACTGCCCGAGGTGGAGACCGTCCGGCAGGGGCTGGCCCAGTGGGTCGTCGGCCGCCGGATCGTCTCGGTCGAGGTCCGGCACCCCCGTGCGGTCCGTCGACACGTGCCCGGTGACGTGCACTTCGCCGACGTGCTCGCCGGTCGGACGGTGCGCGACGCCCGGCGTCGGGGCAAGTACCTGTGGCTGCCACTGGACAGCGGCGACGCGATCATCGGTCACCTCGGCATGTCCGGCCAGATGCTGCTCCAGCCGACCGGCACCACCGACGAGACCCATCTGCGGGTCCGGTTCCGGTTCGCCGACGACGGGCCGGAGCTGCGTTTCGTCGACCAACGCACGTTCGGTGGCCTCTCGGTGAGCGAGGGCGGCGCCGACCTGCCCGACGAGATCGCGCACATCGCCCGTGACCCGATCGACCCGGAGTTCTCCGACGCGGACTTCGTCACCGCGCTGCGCCGCCGACACACCGAGGTGAAGAGGGCGCTCCTCGACCAGACCCTCATCTCCGGGGTGGGCAACATCTACGCCGACGAGGCGCTCTGGCGCGCCCGGCTGCACGGTGGCCGTCCCACCGACGCGTTGACCGCCCCGGCCGCGCAGCGCCTGCTCGGCCACGTCCGTGACGTGCTCGGCGAGGCGATCAGTCAGGGCGGCACCAGCTTCGATGCCCTCTACGTCAACGTCAACGGCGAGAGCGGTTACTTCGACCGGGAGCTGAACGCGTACGGCCGCGAGGGCGAGCCGTGCCGTCGGTGCGGCGCGCCGATCCGCCGCGAGGCGTTCATGAACCGGTCCTCGTACAGTTGCCCGCGCTGCCAACCGCGACCCCGGGGTTCCCTTCGGGGATGA
- the rnc gene encoding ribonuclease III: MSNDKRRRVSVGHLEAAFGVSLEPELLQRALTHRSYAYENGGLPTNERLEFLGDSVLGVVITTALFHNHPDLPEGQLAKLRASVVNMRALADVARGLGPDGLGAYLLLGKGEETTGGRDKASILADTLEALLGAIYLQYGLDTTGIVIHRLFDPLMAESAGRGAALDWKTSLQELTAALGLGVPEYRIEGTGPDHLKTFTAWVVVAGNRYGGAEGRSKKEAEQRAAEAAWRTLAEQNGQNGDDSQNGGAGQNGGAGQDGGADQDGRGGLLESAERAAEAEQADHLAQALPAGGADGHETGSRRA, from the coding sequence ATGAGCAACGACAAGAGGCGGCGGGTATCCGTCGGTCACCTGGAAGCCGCCTTCGGCGTGAGTCTCGAACCCGAGCTGCTCCAGCGCGCGCTGACCCACCGCTCGTACGCGTACGAGAACGGTGGGCTGCCCACCAACGAGCGGCTGGAGTTCCTCGGCGACTCGGTGCTCGGCGTGGTGATCACGACGGCGTTGTTCCACAACCACCCGGACCTGCCCGAGGGGCAGTTGGCGAAGCTGCGGGCGAGCGTGGTCAACATGCGGGCGCTCGCCGACGTGGCCCGTGGTCTGGGCCCGGACGGCCTTGGCGCGTACCTGCTGCTCGGCAAGGGTGAGGAGACCACCGGCGGTCGGGACAAGGCGAGCATCCTCGCCGACACGCTGGAGGCGCTGCTGGGCGCGATCTACCTCCAGTACGGGCTGGACACCACGGGCATCGTCATCCACCGACTCTTCGACCCGTTGATGGCCGAGTCGGCTGGCCGGGGCGCGGCGCTGGACTGGAAGACCAGCCTGCAGGAGTTGACGGCGGCGCTCGGGCTCGGTGTTCCGGAGTACCGGATCGAGGGCACCGGCCCGGACCATCTGAAGACGTTCACCGCGTGGGTGGTGGTGGCCGGCAACCGGTACGGCGGCGCCGAGGGGCGCAGCAAGAAGGAGGCCGAGCAGCGCGCCGCCGAGGCCGCCTGGCGGACGCTCGCCGAGCAGAACGGCCAGAACGGCGACGACAGCCAGAACGGCGGGGCGGGCCAGAACGGCGGGGCGGGCCAGGACGGCGGGGCCGACCAGGACGGCCGGGGCGGGCTGCTGGAAAGCGCCGAGCGGGCGGCCGAGGCCGAGCAGGCCGACCACCTGGCGCAGGCCCTGCCGGCCGGGGGTGCCGACGGCCACGAGACGGGGTCCCGGCGTGCCTGA
- a CDS encoding phosphate acyltransferase PlsX, whose product MEPGTARIAVDLLGGDDAPAVVVDGALRAMRADPDLHLLLVGPTEVADELIAELDPAQRVRVAVRPVRDVVGMADHPSAARKESTVRAAVTAVRDGTADALVSAGATGATVTAAVLGLGRWPEIRQPALVATLPAVAGPVVLLDVGGSLEPRPATLARHAVLGVAYAVVAHSISAPRVGLLSVGTEAGKGDRVRRATDPLLAAERLPAGARYVGLVEGYDVAVGARADVVVTDGFTGNVLLKAIEGAYAMAGGPPAEGGAPRAAALLGVAGTVVVCHGSARAGDVASGIALAAHLWRRRATDLVSALLDGDAATDRANRSTDTEVRTS is encoded by the coding sequence GTGGAGCCGGGCACCGCGCGGATCGCCGTTGACCTCCTCGGCGGGGACGACGCTCCCGCCGTCGTGGTTGACGGCGCTCTGCGGGCCATGCGTGCCGACCCTGACCTGCACCTGCTCCTCGTCGGTCCGACCGAGGTCGCCGACGAGTTGATCGCTGAGCTCGATCCGGCGCAGCGCGTCCGGGTCGCGGTGCGTCCCGTGCGCGACGTCGTCGGCATGGCCGACCACCCCAGCGCCGCCCGCAAGGAGAGCACCGTCCGCGCCGCGGTCACCGCCGTCCGCGACGGCACCGCCGACGCGCTGGTGTCCGCCGGCGCCACCGGTGCCACCGTCACCGCCGCCGTTCTCGGCCTCGGCCGCTGGCCGGAGATCCGCCAACCCGCCCTGGTCGCCACCCTGCCCGCCGTGGCCGGGCCGGTGGTCCTGCTCGACGTCGGCGGGTCCCTGGAACCGCGCCCCGCCACCCTCGCCCGCCACGCCGTCCTGGGTGTCGCGTACGCCGTGGTGGCCCACTCGATCTCCGCGCCCCGGGTCGGGCTGCTGTCGGTCGGCACCGAGGCCGGCAAAGGAGACCGGGTCCGCCGGGCCACCGACCCGCTGCTCGCCGCCGAACGACTCCCCGCCGGGGCGCGCTACGTCGGCCTGGTCGAGGGGTACGACGTGGCCGTCGGCGCGCGCGCCGATGTGGTCGTCACCGACGGGTTCACCGGTAACGTGCTGCTCAAGGCCATCGAGGGCGCGTACGCCATGGCCGGTGGCCCTCCCGCCGAAGGTGGCGCTCCCCGCGCTGCCGCCCTGCTGGGCGTGGCGGGGACGGTGGTCGTCTGCCACGGTTCCGCCCGCGCCGGCGACGTCGCCTCCGGCATCGCTCTCGCCGCTCACCTGTGGCGACGGCGCGCCACCGATCTGGTCTCCGCGTTGCTCGACGGCGACGCCGCGACGGACCGCGCCAACCGTTCCACCGACACCGAGGTACGCACATCATGA
- the rpmF gene encoding 50S ribosomal protein L32 translates to MAVPKRKMSRSNTRSRRANWKAAVVATVACPQCKSPKLPHAACSVCGTYNGRQVLEV, encoded by the coding sequence GTGGCCGTCCCGAAGCGCAAGATGTCGCGCAGCAACACCCGGTCCCGCCGGGCGAACTGGAAGGCGGCAGTGGTCGCGACCGTTGCGTGCCCGCAGTGCAAGTCCCCGAAGCTGCCGCACGCCGCCTGCTCCGTCTGCGGCACCTACAACGGCCGCCAGGTTCTCGAGGTCTGA
- a CDS encoding YceD family protein: MPKHSPSTLNPRSPLVLDTRDLPRRPGALREVKRVVPAPADLGVELIGVPEGADLDLDLRLQSVSEGVLVSGTITGPVKGECGRCLREINDSMGVTIQELYAYEDSTTDATTDEDEVGRMQGDLIDLEPALRDALVLTLPTNPLCREDCPGLCPECGAHWDDLPADHSHQQIDPRWAGLSQLTVTEE; this comes from the coding sequence ATGCCCAAGCACTCGCCATCGACACTCAACCCCAGGTCGCCGCTGGTCCTCGACACGAGGGACCTGCCGCGCCGCCCTGGCGCGTTGCGTGAGGTCAAGCGGGTCGTGCCGGCACCGGCGGACCTCGGCGTGGAGTTGATCGGCGTGCCGGAGGGTGCGGATCTCGACCTCGATCTGAGGTTGCAGTCGGTGTCCGAGGGCGTGCTCGTCTCCGGGACCATCACCGGTCCCGTCAAGGGCGAGTGCGGCCGTTGCCTGCGCGAGATCAACGACTCGATGGGCGTGACGATCCAGGAGCTGTACGCGTACGAGGACAGCACCACGGACGCCACGACCGACGAGGACGAGGTGGGCCGGATGCAGGGCGATCTGATCGACCTGGAGCCGGCGCTGCGGGACGCGTTGGTGCTCACGCTGCCGACCAACCCGCTCTGCCGGGAGGACTGCCCAGGACTGTGCCCCGAATGCGGGGCGCACTGGGACGATCTGCCGGCCGACCACAGTCACCAGCAGATCGACCCGCGTTGGGCGGGCCTGTCGCAACTGACCGTTACAGAGGAGTAA
- a CDS encoding SPFH domain-containing protein, which yields MDPLDRIDELIAMVEQARSVPMSRNNCMVDRGETIAALDEIRADLPADLRRAAALLEERDKIMEAGKREADRIISEGEAEHARLVSVNEITVSAEHEGARIIAEARAEAQRLREEVDDYVDTALANFEQFLTRALASIERGRDKMHALREIGTFAGDEAERPLPF from the coding sequence GTGGACCCGCTCGATCGCATCGACGAACTGATCGCCATGGTGGAGCAGGCCCGCTCCGTCCCGATGTCGCGCAACAACTGCATGGTCGACCGGGGTGAGACGATCGCGGCCCTCGACGAGATACGTGCCGATCTTCCCGCCGACCTGCGTCGCGCCGCCGCGCTCCTCGAGGAGCGGGACAAGATCATGGAGGCCGGCAAGCGCGAGGCGGACCGGATCATCAGCGAGGGTGAGGCAGAACACGCCCGCCTGGTCTCGGTGAACGAGATCACCGTGTCGGCCGAGCACGAGGGCGCCCGGATCATCGCGGAGGCCCGAGCCGAGGCGCAGCGCCTGCGGGAGGAGGTCGACGACTACGTCGACACCGCGCTGGCCAACTTCGAACAGTTCCTCACCCGGGCGCTGGCCTCGATAGAGCGCGGCCGGGACAAGATGCACGCCCTGCGGGAGATCGGCACGTTCGCTGGGGACGAGGCGGAACGCCCGCTACCCTTCTGA
- the coaD gene encoding pantetheine-phosphate adenylyltransferase — MRRAVCPGSFDPVTNGHLDIIGRASRLFDEVIVGVLVNQSKSGLFTVEERIDMLREVTSSYGNVRVESFRGLLVDFCRAQQASVLIKGLRAVSDFDYELQMAQMNIGLAGVETLFMPTNPLYSFLSSSLVKDVAKWGGDISAHVPDPVRKALQARLGPRS; from the coding sequence ATGAGACGTGCGGTGTGCCCCGGTTCGTTCGATCCGGTCACCAACGGACACCTCGACATCATCGGGCGGGCCAGTCGGCTCTTCGACGAGGTGATCGTCGGTGTGCTGGTGAACCAGTCGAAGAGTGGCCTCTTCACCGTCGAGGAGCGGATCGACATGCTCCGCGAGGTCACCTCGTCGTACGGCAACGTGCGGGTCGAGTCGTTCCGCGGGCTGCTGGTCGACTTCTGCCGGGCCCAGCAGGCGAGTGTGCTGATCAAGGGCCTGCGCGCGGTCAGCGACTTCGACTACGAGTTGCAGATGGCCCAAATGAACATCGGGCTGGCGGGTGTCGAGACGCTCTTCATGCCGACCAACCCGCTCTACTCGTTCCTCTCGTCGAGTCTGGTCAAGGACGTGGCCAAGTGGGGTGGCGACATCTCCGCGCATGTTCCCGACCCGGTCCGTAAGGCTCTCCAGGCTCGTCTCGGCCCCCGTAGCTGA
- the rsmD gene encoding 16S rRNA (guanine(966)-N(2))-methyltransferase RsmD, with protein MTRIVAGTLGGRRIAAPPGAGTRPTSDRVREALFSAVEAEVDLDGARFADLYAGSGAVGLEALSRGARHVLLVESDPRAARVIRENVAALGVGPAARLVVGKVATALAAGPDGGPYDVVFADPPYALPDEEITALLAALVSGGWLAPDALVVVERSSRTRQFDWVDGITSDRSRRYGETTLWYGRRS; from the coding sequence ATGACCCGGATCGTGGCCGGCACGCTGGGTGGCCGGCGGATCGCCGCGCCTCCCGGTGCCGGCACCCGACCCACGTCCGACCGGGTTCGGGAGGCGCTGTTCAGCGCCGTGGAGGCCGAGGTCGACCTCGACGGCGCCCGCTTCGCCGACCTGTACGCCGGTTCCGGCGCGGTCGGGCTGGAGGCGCTCTCCCGGGGTGCTCGACACGTCCTGCTGGTCGAGTCCGACCCGCGCGCGGCCCGGGTGATCCGGGAGAACGTCGCGGCCCTCGGTGTCGGCCCGGCAGCCCGCCTGGTCGTCGGCAAGGTGGCGACGGCGCTGGCCGCCGGCCCGGACGGCGGCCCGTACGACGTGGTCTTCGCCGACCCTCCCTACGCGCTGCCGGACGAGGAGATCACCGCGCTGTTGGCCGCGCTGGTCAGCGGCGGGTGGCTGGCGCCCGACGCGCTGGTGGTGGTGGAGCGGTCCAGCCGCACCAGGCAGTTCGACTGGGTGGACGGCATCACCTCGGACCGCAGTCGCCGTTACGGCGAGACCACACTTTGGTACGGTCGCCGATCATGA